One Spirochaeta africana DSM 8902 genomic window carries:
- the treZ gene encoding malto-oligosyltrehalose trehalohydrolase, which yields MTSTSFPFGPRISEDEISFSLWAPSADTVELALTSRILPMQPKEDGWWQVTLPWSHDPDTQPGQPYQFRINQDLLVPDPASRRQQDDVHGPSLIPTCRAYDWQVPDWRGRPWKDAVIYELHIGTFSPEGTFDGARERLPYLVDLGITAIELMPVADFPGQHSWGYDGVLQFAPDTSYGSPEDLKRLIDEAHNLGIMVMLDVVYNHFGPDGNYLYVYARDFFTDRITTPWGQAIDYARPEVRSFFVQNALYWLQEFRFDGLRLDAVQEIHDKTSEEHFLFELARTVREQLPPERHVHLVLENDANQARYLGEAYRAQWNDDYHHVVHSLLTGESGGYYQDYATQPLQQLCRILTEGFAYQGDPSPYRDGEIRGEDSSGLPAAQFVHFLQNHDQTGNRAFGERIHELADPRAVAAAHAALLLAPQPPMLYMGEEWSASTPFQFFCDFGEDLADAVRNGRRQEFAKFPEFSDPALVARIPDPNSPETCAASRLNWQEREQEPHRSKLREMQALLELRRTYIVPLLEGIWHHSQAAALPLGDQALLCVFHAAGSPSLALAVNLGDQAVDCSQALHTTSLHHAAYRMLWSSCGRESALTEEEWQTLPGYCTRAWIARS from the coding sequence ATGACATCTACATCATTTCCGTTCGGTCCTCGGATATCCGAGGATGAGATCAGTTTTTCGCTGTGGGCACCCAGTGCCGACACGGTAGAGCTGGCACTTACCTCGCGAATCCTTCCGATGCAGCCGAAAGAGGATGGCTGGTGGCAGGTGACCCTGCCGTGGTCACATGATCCGGATACCCAGCCCGGCCAGCCCTATCAATTCAGGATTAACCAGGATCTGCTGGTCCCGGATCCGGCGTCGCGGCGTCAGCAGGATGATGTCCATGGGCCCAGCCTGATTCCGACCTGTCGCGCCTATGACTGGCAGGTTCCCGACTGGCGCGGGCGCCCCTGGAAGGATGCTGTTATCTACGAGCTGCATATCGGCACCTTCAGCCCCGAAGGCACATTTGACGGGGCGCGGGAACGCCTTCCCTATCTGGTTGACCTGGGAATTACTGCGATCGAGCTGATGCCGGTTGCCGACTTTCCCGGGCAGCACAGCTGGGGCTACGACGGGGTTCTGCAGTTTGCTCCCGACACCAGCTATGGCAGCCCCGAAGATCTGAAGCGGCTGATTGATGAGGCCCACAACCTGGGTATTATGGTGATGCTGGATGTCGTCTATAACCATTTCGGGCCCGACGGCAACTACCTGTATGTCTATGCCAGGGATTTCTTCACCGACCGTATCACCACACCCTGGGGACAGGCGATTGATTACGCCAGACCGGAGGTCAGATCCTTCTTTGTGCAGAATGCACTGTACTGGCTCCAAGAATTCCGCTTTGACGGCCTGCGCCTGGATGCGGTACAGGAAATACACGACAAGACCAGCGAGGAGCATTTTCTGTTCGAGCTGGCACGAACGGTACGGGAGCAGCTGCCGCCGGAGCGCCATGTCCACCTGGTTCTGGAAAATGATGCCAACCAGGCACGATATCTGGGTGAGGCATACCGAGCACAATGGAACGACGATTATCATCATGTGGTCCACAGCCTGCTGACCGGGGAGTCCGGCGGGTATTACCAGGACTATGCCACGCAGCCACTGCAGCAGCTGTGCCGCATCCTTACCGAGGGCTTTGCTTATCAGGGTGATCCCTCACCATATCGAGATGGCGAGATTCGCGGGGAAGACAGCAGCGGCCTGCCGGCGGCACAGTTTGTCCACTTCCTGCAAAACCATGATCAGACCGGCAACCGTGCCTTTGGTGAACGCATACATGAACTGGCCGATCCGCGAGCGGTGGCAGCGGCCCATGCCGCACTGCTGCTGGCTCCGCAGCCCCCCATGCTGTATATGGGCGAGGAATGGTCGGCCTCCACCCCGTTCCAGTTTTTCTGTGACTTTGGCGAAGACCTGGCCGATGCGGTTCGCAACGGACGCCGGCAGGAGTTTGCCAAATTTCCCGAGTTCTCCGACCCGGCACTGGTAGCCAGGATCCCCGACCCGAACTCGCCGGAGACCTGCGCCGCCTCGCGCCTGAACTGGCAGGAGCGCGAACAGGAACCCCATCGGTCAAAGCTGCGCGAGATGCAGGCCCTGCTGGAGCTGCGTCGCACCTACATCGTGCCGCTGCTGGAGGGGATCTGGCATCATTCCCAGGCTGCTGCCCTGCCGTTAGGCGATCAGGCCCTGCTGTGCGTGTTCCACGCTGCCGGAAGCCCGTCACTGGCACTGGCCGTCAACCTGGGCGACCAGGCTGTTGA